The following are encoded together in the Meriones unguiculatus strain TT.TT164.6M chromosome 16, Bangor_MerUng_6.1, whole genome shotgun sequence genome:
- the Srf gene encoding serum response factor isoform X2 has product MLPSQAGAAAALGRGSALGGGLSRTPTGRPGGGGGGGTRGANGGRVPGNGAGLGPGRLEREAAAAAAPAAGALYSGSEGDSESGEEEELGAERRGLKRSLSEMELGVVVGGPEAAAAAAAGGYGPVSGAVSGAKPGKKTRGRVKIKMEFIDNKLRRYTTFSKRKTGIMKKAYELSTLTGTQVLLLVASETGHVYTFATRKLQPMITSETGKALIQTCLNSPDSPPRSDPTTDQRMSATGFEEPDLTYQVSESDSSGESKDTLKPAFTVTNLPGTTSTIQTAPSTSTTMQVSSGPSFPITNYLAPVSASVSPSAVSSANGTVLKSTGSGPVSSGGLMQLPTSFTLMPGGAVAQQVPVQAIHVHQAPQQASPSRDSSTDLTQTSSSGTGGVPQVFLTAPSGTVQIPVSAVQLHQMAVIGQQAGSSSNLTELQVVNLDATHSTKSE; this is encoded by the exons ATGTTACCGAGCCAAGCTGGGGCCGCGGCGGCTCTGGGCCGGGGCTCGGCCCTGGGGGGCGGCCTGAGCCGGACCCCGACGGGGCGGCCGGGCGGTGGAGGCGGCGGCGGGACTCGCGGGGCGAACGGAGGCCGGGTCCCCGGGAACGGCGCGGGGCTCGGCCCGGGCCGTCTGGAGCGGGAGGCTGCAGCGGCAGCGGCGCCCGCCGCCGGGGCCCTCTACAGCGGCAGCGAGGGCGACTCCGAGTCCGGcgaggaggaggagctgggcgCCGAGCGGCGCGGCCTCAAGCGGAGTCTGAGCGAGATGGAGCTCGGCGTGGTGGTCGGTGGGCCCgaggcggcggccgcggcggccgCCGGGGGCTACGGACCGGTCAGCGGCGCGGTGAGCGGGGCCAAGCCGGGGAAGAAGACCCGGGGCCGCGTGAAGATCAAGATGGAGTTCATCGACAACAAGCTGCGGCGCTACACGACCTTCAGCAAGAGGAAGACGGGCATCATGAAGAAG GCCTATGAGCTGTCCACGCTGACAGGGACACAGGTGCTGTTGCTGGTGGCCAGTGAGACAGGCCATGTGTATACCTTTGCCACCCGCAAACTGCAGCCCATGATCACCAGTGAGACCGGCAAGGCGCTGATTCAGACCTGCCTCAACTCGCCAGACTCTCCGCCCCGCTCAGACCCCACCACAGACCAGCGAATGAGTGCCACTGGCTTTGAAGAGCCAGATCTCACCTACCAGGTGTCGGAATCTGACAGCAGTGGGGAAAGCAAG GACACACTGAAGCCAGCATTCACGGTCACCAACCTGCCGGGAACCACCTCCACCATCCAAACAGCGCCCAGCACCTCCACCACCATGCAAGTGAGCAGCGGCCCCTCCTTCCCCATCACCAACTACCTGGCACCAGTGTCTGCTAGTGTCAGCCCCAGCGCTGTCAGCAGTGCCAACGGGACTGTGCTCAAGAGCACGGGCAGTGGCCCTGTCTCCTCTGGGGGCCTTATGCAGCTGCCTACCAGCTTCACCCTCATGCCTG GTGGGGCAGTGGCCCAGCAGGTCCCTGTGCAGGCCATTCATGTGCACCAGGCCCCACAGCAAGCGTCTCCCTCTCGTGACAGCAGCACAGACCTCACGCAGACCTCCTCCAGCGGGACAG GTGGTGTTCCTCAGGTGTTCCTGACTGCACCATCTGGGACCGTGCAGATCCCTGTTTCAGCGGTTCAGCTACACCAG ATGGCTGTGATAGGGCAGCAAGCTGGGAGCAGCAGCAACCTCACAGAGCTACAGGTGGTGAACTTGGACGCCACCCACAGCACCAAGAGTGAATGA
- the Srf gene encoding serum response factor isoform X1 — protein MLPSQAGAAAALGRGSALGGGLSRTPTGRPGGGGGGGTRGANGGRVPGNGAGLGPGRLEREAAAAAAPAAGALYSGSEGDSESGEEEELGAERRGLKRSLSEMELGVVVGGPEAAAAAAAGGYGPVSGAVSGAKPGKKTRGRVKIKMEFIDNKLRRYTTFSKRKTGIMKKAYELSTLTGTQVLLLVASETGHVYTFATRKLQPMITSETGKALIQTCLNSPDSPPRSDPTTDQRMSATGFEEPDLTYQVSESDSSGESKDTLKPAFTVTNLPGTTSTIQTAPSTSTTMQVSSGPSFPITNYLAPVSASVSPSAVSSANGTVLKSTGSGPVSSGGLMQLPTSFTLMPGGAVAQQVPVQAIHVHQAPQQASPSRDSSTDLTQTSSSGTVTLPATIMTSSVPTTVGGHMMYPSPHAVMYAPTSGLADGSLTVLNAFSQAPSTMQVSHSQVQEQGGVPQVFLTAPSGTVQIPVSAVQLHQMAVIGQQAGSSSNLTELQVVNLDATHSTKSE, from the exons ATGTTACCGAGCCAAGCTGGGGCCGCGGCGGCTCTGGGCCGGGGCTCGGCCCTGGGGGGCGGCCTGAGCCGGACCCCGACGGGGCGGCCGGGCGGTGGAGGCGGCGGCGGGACTCGCGGGGCGAACGGAGGCCGGGTCCCCGGGAACGGCGCGGGGCTCGGCCCGGGCCGTCTGGAGCGGGAGGCTGCAGCGGCAGCGGCGCCCGCCGCCGGGGCCCTCTACAGCGGCAGCGAGGGCGACTCCGAGTCCGGcgaggaggaggagctgggcgCCGAGCGGCGCGGCCTCAAGCGGAGTCTGAGCGAGATGGAGCTCGGCGTGGTGGTCGGTGGGCCCgaggcggcggccgcggcggccgCCGGGGGCTACGGACCGGTCAGCGGCGCGGTGAGCGGGGCCAAGCCGGGGAAGAAGACCCGGGGCCGCGTGAAGATCAAGATGGAGTTCATCGACAACAAGCTGCGGCGCTACACGACCTTCAGCAAGAGGAAGACGGGCATCATGAAGAAG GCCTATGAGCTGTCCACGCTGACAGGGACACAGGTGCTGTTGCTGGTGGCCAGTGAGACAGGCCATGTGTATACCTTTGCCACCCGCAAACTGCAGCCCATGATCACCAGTGAGACCGGCAAGGCGCTGATTCAGACCTGCCTCAACTCGCCAGACTCTCCGCCCCGCTCAGACCCCACCACAGACCAGCGAATGAGTGCCACTGGCTTTGAAGAGCCAGATCTCACCTACCAGGTGTCGGAATCTGACAGCAGTGGGGAAAGCAAG GACACACTGAAGCCAGCATTCACGGTCACCAACCTGCCGGGAACCACCTCCACCATCCAAACAGCGCCCAGCACCTCCACCACCATGCAAGTGAGCAGCGGCCCCTCCTTCCCCATCACCAACTACCTGGCACCAGTGTCTGCTAGTGTCAGCCCCAGCGCTGTCAGCAGTGCCAACGGGACTGTGCTCAAGAGCACGGGCAGTGGCCCTGTCTCCTCTGGGGGCCTTATGCAGCTGCCTACCAGCTTCACCCTCATGCCTG GTGGGGCAGTGGCCCAGCAGGTCCCTGTGCAGGCCATTCATGTGCACCAGGCCCCACAGCAAGCGTCTCCCTCTCGTGACAGCAGCACAGACCTCACGCAGACCTCCTCCAGCGGGACAG tgaCGTTGCCCGCCACCATCATGACGTCGTCCGTACCCACAACTGTGGGTGGCCACATGATGTACCCTAGTCCCCATGCAGTGATGTATGCCCCCACCTCGGGCCTGGCTGATGGCAGCCTCACCGTGCTCAATGCCTTCTCCCAGGCACCATCCACCATGCAGGTGTCCCACAGCCAGGTCCAGGAGCAAG GTGGTGTTCCTCAGGTGTTCCTGACTGCACCATCTGGGACCGTGCAGATCCCTGTTTCAGCGGTTCAGCTACACCAG ATGGCTGTGATAGGGCAGCAAGCTGGGAGCAGCAGCAACCTCACAGAGCTACAGGTGGTGAACTTGGACGCCACCCACAGCACCAAGAGTGAATGA